Part of the Aureitalea marina genome, CCAGTCCGAGTAAAGTTCCCATTTGTCGTCCCATCCGGGTTTATGAGCAGATAAGTTAGCCACCATTGTCCCCAGCGAGACTCCAAGTGTCCCTACATAGGCCGCAATGGAACCTCCTCCAGGAGCCATGGATTCACTGGCCGTTTCATCAGCAAAATCCGTAAGGGTCATTCCGACTAACCCCTTGGAAGTATCGGCAATCTTGTATTCAATGATCTTTTCTTGGGGATCAAAAGGCTTAAGATCGTCCAGTCCTAGAGACTTCACAGCGATCTTGATCTTTTCGGATTCTGCTATTCCTAATGAGCGCCCCTGCTTGATCAGAAAATAATCCGCAGCGTCCAGCATGGCCTTCAGCGGAACCAGCCCAACCAGTTCCGATCCTGTAACGCGCAAGCCCCTTTCCGTGGCCGCCTTGCAGGTCTCATCAAAAGCTACATGCATGGAAGTAATGGAAATATTGGTCAGGTTATAGGAGATCTGCGCAATTCCGTATTCCTCAATATACCAACCAATGCCCTTAACGGCCTTCAATTTACCCGGCACCCGTACTGGTTCTCCTTGCGAATCCAGCACTTTCTTACCAGTGATCGGGTTTCCTTCTCGTTTAATTCGACCGGCCTCACGAATGTCAAATGCGATAGCGTTAGCCCGACGGGTAGAGGTGGTGTTGAGATTAACATTGTAGGCAATCAGGAAATCCCTGGCCGAAATAGCTGTGGCACCTGTTGAAGCTACATGCTCATTGAATTCCGCAGGCCCAAAATCGGGTTTCCAGACGGGATCGGTCAATTTCTTCGCTAGGCCCTCATATTCCCCGGCCCTGCAATTGGCCAGGTTACGTCGTTCCTCGCTGCTTGCAGCGTTCTCGTAGAAGTAACCTGGAATTCCCAACTCTTCGCCAACTCGTTTACCCAGTTTATGAGCATACTGCGCTGTTTCTTCCATGCTAATATTGGCAATCGGGATAAGGGGACAAACATCTGTGGCCCCAAAACGCGGATGCTCTCCTTGATGATTTCGCATATCGATCAGTTCTGAGGCTCTGCTAATTAGCCGAAATGCGGCTTCTATAACCGGTTCCGGTTCTCCTACGAAAGTGATCACGGTCCTGTTCGTGGCCTGGCCGGGATCCACATCCAACAGCCTTACGCCCTCTACGGTTTCCACGACAGCAGTGATTTGATCGATCTTTTCCAGATCTCTTCCTTCACTGATGTTGGGAACGCATTCTATGAGTTGTTTCATGAGTTTGGTTTAGTTGTTCGTTCGGATCTCCTTTCCGGCGATTAGCACCTGATGGATCAGGTCACTACCAAAAGAGTAGGGGAGGTATCCGTAACTGGGTATTTGTTTTGTAATAATCACTGAGGCTTTTTTACCACGGGTAATACTGCCATGGGTGTTTTCCAGCCCCATGGCAAAGGCCCCATTGATGGTAGAAGCATTAATAGCCTCCTCCGGAGTC contains:
- the ftcD gene encoding glutamate formimidoyltransferase: MKQLIECVPNISEGRDLEKIDQITAVVETVEGVRLLDVDPGQATNRTVITFVGEPEPVIEAAFRLISRASELIDMRNHQGEHPRFGATDVCPLIPIANISMEETAQYAHKLGKRVGEELGIPGYFYENAASSEERRNLANCRAGEYEGLAKKLTDPVWKPDFGPAEFNEHVASTGATAISARDFLIAYNVNLNTTSTRRANAIAFDIREAGRIKREGNPITGKKVLDSQGEPVRVPGKLKAVKGIGWYIEEYGIAQISYNLTNISITSMHVAFDETCKAATERGLRVTGSELVGLVPLKAMLDAADYFLIKQGRSLGIAESEKIKIAVKSLGLDDLKPFDPQEKIIEYKIADTSKGLVGMTLTDFADETASESMAPGGGSIAAYVGTLGVSLGTMVANLSAHKPGWDDKWELYSDWAVKGQGYKEQLLALVDEDTHAFNKIIDAFRMPKDSDAEKAKRAKAIEAATLYATEVPLKVMETALASMEVMQAMAQDGLQNSLSDAGVGILCARAAVLGAYFNVKINAKDLKDRKKAEDLLTRATEIVNAANTAEASMTQLLEEKL